Part of the Anoplopoma fimbria isolate UVic2021 breed Golden Eagle Sablefish chromosome 4, Afim_UVic_2022, whole genome shotgun sequence genome, caaagacacatttacaaATCACCTTTTAATCAAGgcctttaacaaaaaaagtgacaacATTCTGCTAAAGATTTTACAAACTgagtattaaaatgttttcagctaACAGTATATAAAGACTTCCCACATCGGAAGAAATTAATACATGGTTTGTGAATGTATCTCTATTTTCCGTACAAACATCTGTCATAGccaaacatttgaacaaaataaGCACAGGATATTTATTGATAAGCCTGTTCACAAAGGGACCCCATAAGGACCTCCCTATTAGGCTGAAAGGTCCTCGTTGttagacacaaacatacacaggaaCCTTTTAAATAATAGTCACCcatcacatatttaaaaaaactggtaCAAAAGTAAAACTAAGAAGGAAAATCCATTCAAGTTCTTCAAATAGAGGCAATGTCCATATTGTGAGTCCAACAGGCCAGGCACCGTCATGGAGTCCAGGGCTTTTGCTTGTGTAGCACAAGACGAGGATGAGACCGTCACAGCAGACCGTCACCATCAGATTATCTCGCGCCTACaagtgaacaaaaataaaaagttaccGTCACACCAGGACAACAAGTATAATTTGAAGAACATTAGAAAAAGGACAAACCTCTGAATccacgtcctcctcctcctccccttcctctgaAGCCACCTCCTGCACCACCTCGAAATCCTCCACCGCCTCGTCCACCTCCAAATCCTCCACCGCCTCGTCCACCTCCAAATCCTCCACCGCGGCCGCCTCTAAAaccacctgaaaaaaaataaacaaaagcaaaggaGAATGAATCAAACAACTCTTAAAAGCCGTGCTCGAAACAGGCACAAATGAACCGCACTTTCAatccacaataaataaaactgacagATAATTTCAGcataagaagaagaaactcAGGTCATGTTAAGTATCATGAACTACTCATTCATCGACAATAGAAAACAGGATTCATTCAAATGAGAAAACGTTTAGATGCCTCACCTCCACGACCACCACCTCTTCCCCCTCGGCCTCCTCTTGGCGGACCCTTCTCTCCTGGCGGCCTGGGGAGGAATCTCTGCAGCGGGAGGAGCTTCATTGGATCTATATAAAACTAAAAGAGACGTTGCAAATCACATACTATGCAATACACAGGGACACTGGCATGCTTTAAGTACgcaaacacactgaaaaatgttaaaaaatgtctttcatacCTTCTGCATTTTCTTAAATGAAGACGCCTTCATGTTATCAGAAAGTTTAACTGAAAAATACTGCAAGGATAGGTTAAGGAATTTACAGGACTTTGAGCtgcaaaaatgacatttaatcCACAGAAGTTGACGTTTACTTTTCCCCCCACCACAAATTGTTTAAGAGACTGAAATAAAGACAACAGAAAGGATACGAAGTCCCGGAGCTGGCCAAATATCTCATCCACCTTCCCGATCTGCTCCTTGTTTTCCAAGTACACGGGGGCGTTGAAGTAGGGgactttgttttcctctgtcgTACACTTGCACACAATGTCATCTTCACATGGATGCACAAACTCTCCCACCGCTGCAGAatggaaaacaataataaaaaaaaaaggacagttaGTTGGGTATAAGATGTTCTAGCATCACAACAAATGCCTTCTGCTTAACTGTATGAGCCCTTTACACATGGTTTCCAGAAGTTTGCAACACTTAGCTCAAGCACATCGCCCACAATTAAAACAGGGGacgcaataaaaaaaatgttttaagtaaCTAAAACAGAACCTTCAACAAACATAAGGAGTTGGCATAAATAGTGTTTTTGTCATGCTTCAGACCTTTAAGTATAAACACTTGTGGGTAGTTGTTTGTATTATGGTGGCATGAAAGTGAATTACAAATAATGTGCCTTCACAAGTGTGTCACAACTTGTAAATGTGAAGATTTTGTGTGTGATGAAAATGATTGCATTGTGTGTGGAGCGAGCTTTTTGCTTTTTAGGCCCTACCGTATTAAAATCAGCAAAAAACATTTGCTATATCATGAATGTTCAGATAGATTTTGAGTTTCTAGTCAGAATTACAACTTGGATGTTGACATGAAGGTTGTTtacaagtttaaataaaaaataaaaaaaaggtaatattcTTATTTTGCCTTCCACACTCATCATAGAGGGGATGTTGTTTAAATGATGTGCTGCCTCAGGGATCAGTTCTAGGGGCTGATCCTGGAGCAGGGCCCAACACATGGACACTCACAAACAGCATCATGATCTTACCGACGACATATTCTGGAGGACCGTAGTCTTGTCTGTTAAAGCCCCCTCTGCCTCCACCACCACGTccaaatcctcctcctcctctgcctcctccatatcctcctccacctcctccatatccacctccacctcctctgcctcctcggctaaatcctccacctcctcctcttcctcctcgtcctcctcctcctctgaaagACATAATTCCCGCAAAAACACTgcgaaaaacacaaaaagtcaaatcaaaagagcataaaaacacatggtTGTTTAGAGGGAGCATGGCTTAGCTAAACAGCTAGCATTGATCAAGCTAACATCGTGCACTGCAAAAGTTCGAGCTAACATGCtagtttcatttattcatttaaaactaTAAACCACAAACCCACCCACAATTATGTATTCACTTCAAAAgtataaacttaatttaaaaaaaacattatgaacaCACAGTTAAAAGCAGATTACTCACACAGTCGCTCGGCTAGCAGCAGCTATTTACTCGGAGAGGACTTCCATGCGATGACAACACGTGTGGCCGAGAGCTGCCGTAAAGGCGTTCGTCAGTATCGGGAAGTGTCGTGAAGTCAGACGTCTCCCCTCCCTGAGCTCACGTCACATTTAAAGGAGCAGACTGTTGCCTGTGACTGACAGAGATAAGAGGCTGAGTGAGTATGGCTTTACAGACTCCACTGTTATAGATATGACAACACACAGGTATGCACGTGAGATTTGGGgaggtgcatgtgtgtgcatgttccaatcattttgattatttttgtttgattgcaGGTAATAGTTAGTAAGATGTCAACAGCAGGTCAGGTAAGAAAACTAAACTTCTTCtgcaattttgttttataagtAGAATGAACTgagggttgttgtttttgccttatatatatatatatatatatatatatatatatatatatatatatatatatatatatgtaatttcCCTGTTCAGGTCTATGTATGAAAGGCACAACATAGGCTGAACAATAAAatacttgtaaaaaaaaaaaaaaaaaacatatatatttacaagtATTTTACTGTTCAGCCCATGTTGTGCCTTTCATACATAGACCTGAACAGGGAAATCACACTCTCATAACATGAAAGGAGACAACGCCCAATGTGTGATGTCATTTGAAaccggtttaaaaaaaataaaaggtatcCTACCAGACGAGCAACCAACGGacataatgtgtttatattccCCCTCAGGTGATCAGATGCAAGGCAGCTGTTGCATGGGAGCCTAGGAAGCCTCTGTCCATTGAGAATGTGGATGTGGCCCCACCTAAGAGCCATGAAGTCCGCATCAAGGTCAGCTGATCATCCCGAGTTTGTCTGTTATGCAAATGTCTGTAGTTTATTGCTTTTAAACAAGCATTCCAGTGTTAatatgatttgatttttttaagaataacttGAAGTTGAAGGTGTTAAATTATAACAGAATGAAAATAACTATTTGGAACAATGTTGTAATAATTTCCCACATAGACAAATTGACCAGGATTTATGTTAAGACTTGTATTAGTCACATGGATGTAACATCCAGTTTTTACTTAGATCATACACGCAACAAATGTTGATAGGGAATAGCTCAATGTGTCTCACTTCCTCTGCTTCaggtttttttctcttgaaatAGTACATGCTTAACATCATCAACTTCCTTAAACTGTCATGTGAATGGACTGTATGCCCATTTGCACAGGTTGTTGCCACGGGTGTCTGCTACACGGACTGGCAAAGTCTGTATCAGACTGGAAAAGGGGGGAGGTTGAGACCATTCCCGTTAGTACTCGGCCATGAAGCAGCGGGGATAGTGGAGAGCGTCGGGCCTGAAGTCACCAAATTCGCACCGGGTGAATTATAAACCTCATAACAGACAAGTTGACATCACATGACATGTAACTGAGACTCAAGTAGTTATTTCTGCTTGTTGTTTTCACAGGTGACAAAGTTATTCCACTTTTTCTGCCACAGTGTGGGGAATGTGATCGATGTCGGGGCCCTGAAATGACCAGATGCAGGAAGAAATGGTGATCATTACTCTGTTTGAACACCCAAATCACTATTGCTTTCATGGTGTTTAACTACTCAGTGTTTTTCAATTCCATTCCATTTTTGTGGCTTTCAGGGCGAACACAGAAGTGGGTGTAATGGCTGACGGCACAAGCAGGATATCTTGCAATGGCCAGCAGGTGTACCAGTTCCTTGGCGTCAGCTCTTTCTCCCAGTACACTGTGGTTTCTGATGCCTCACTTGCAAAAATAGAAAGCGACGCACCGCTTGACAAAGTGTGTATCCTGGGGTGTGGCGTCTCCACCGGTTATGGTGCTGCTGTTAATGCATGCAAGGTAAGAGGATACAGATCTGCCAGATATTTCAAATTATAATTTCAATTCTCACCAACTCTGATGTGGACCAGTTGTTGTTATGTGCAGAACGGTGCCTGTCCTTAGAACAAGAGGAATGcaacacaataacaaagatGTGATTACATAATAACCCTTCATAAACAGTTGAACTTGTTATAAGAAAACTGTTTTACTATCTGAAGGAAAATCTGTCATTTTCACAATTTGCTGCCCAGTGTCGTTTAAAGTAGGTGTCAGGACTGTAGTTATCTGATtaaaaatatttccatattCCACCCCTTCCTTTTATTCAAAGTTTGTTTTGGATATCAGAATAAGATGaatacagattaaacaaagtTTTGTGGGAGAGGCTAAACGTGTCTAGAAAACATCCTTTTTTGAGTATTGCACAATCTTAGGATTGTTCAATAACAATGAAAGTGTGAATTCTGAAACCAAAGTGGaagtttgaataaaacaaaaatgatgaccAAGCATTGTTGAGTTCCTCTTTCAAAATACTTGAATTAAATCCAATAATGCTGAAAAATCATATTGCATGAAAATAATATGGGCCATTACGAggtcaaaagaaaagacaaatgtgtATAATAGGTATGTGTAGAAGAATGAAGGCaacatatacaatataaaagTTATCTTTAAACATGATGAAGTGATCTCATCAGATGTCTCTCTAACAGCTTTTGGTTGTCTGCCTCCCAAATCGTGTGCATCCAGGTTGCAAAAGACTCCTTGTGCGCCGTGTTTGGGCTCGGAGCTGTCGGACTGGCAGCCGTCATGGGCTGCCAGGCCGCTAAGGCGAAAAGGATCATCGCGGTCGACTTCAACTCCGACAGGTTTGAGAAAGCCCTCATGTTCGGAGCCACTGAGTGTATCAACCCTCAAGATATCAGCAAGCCCATCCAGGAGCATCTGGTGGAGATGACGGACGGAGGGGTGGACTACGCTATGGAGTGTGATGGAAGTCCAAATTTTATGGTGGGTGTTCTGTTCAGAAACGTTGAGTGTTTGAGTCAGTACTGGTACAGTAGGAATATTCTAGTAGTCTGTGTCACTACagaatgtaaattattttttacataggTTTGATAAACAAGttatgcaaaaagaaaataatgcacaattacactttttatttacacaatttgtaattttgttCACATTCTAGTTGGATTTGCctctgtgaaaataaatatattttaaaaggagTATTCATTAAGAAAACGGGTTCTTTATGTTGTCTTAGAGTGCTGCGCTGGAGTCTACAATAGACGGCTGGGGAACCTGCGTCATTGTTGGGTGGACGGAGGAAGAAACATTGAGCGTCATGGTTGAAAAGATTCTGATGGGACGCACCTTGAAGGGGACTCATTTTGGAggtgaactttaaaaaaacagtttgttagttcatgcaaaaaaaatggcCTCGCCTTATGCTTCAATTTAAAATGGTGCTGTTGCATTCTGGGCCCAATTTCAAGTACTGATTTGTGCTTATTATTGATAAGAATATTGATGGTTAAAAGTGAGTAAAAATGCCAATCACGAGTATTCAGAGCCCACGGTGATGTCTtcagattgcttgttttttcGAATCAACAATCCCAAACCAGAAAAATAGTACGAACCAGTTAATGTTGAACGCTTTTGCTCAATTAATAACTCAAGAATGAATTAGTCAACGAAATTGTTTCGTTACACCAGTCAGTTTATGTTTTCAGCTGGAGTTTTGATCACAGTCTCACACAATTAAAGAGTAAAGCCTTCTTACTTGAGTCACTAATAAACAGGCATACAACGACAAAATTCACTGAGAAGAGGCCGGTAGCTAACAGGATGTGATGCAACCACAcaacatgttgcattttaaGTAAGGCAAGTGGCCTCTGTTATGTATTTACATCTGTTCGATCATACTTTGAAGCTATGTACAGGATGCAAGCGTACTCCCACATCTGAATGAAACACAGGAAATCACTACAGGAAAGAGTAAACGAGGCATGCtgagcacaaaaacacatcacaaactAACATCTGATATGCACTGAACACCTAACATATCTAACATCATGAGAGTATTCAAAGGGGTTAATTCCTTTCAGTCacgtaaaataaatgaaaagacgATGAGGAAAATGCACTTTTCTCAGGGGCTCATTAATGTTTGCTGTATTGTGGTCCATGAAGACTCAGTTTTGTTATCCTCTTCTAAAGGTTGGAATAGTGTCGATGGTGTGATTGAACTGGTGAAAGACTACATGCAAGACAAGCTGAAGCTGGATGAGTTCATCGACCACAACCTCCCGCTGAACCAAATCAATGAGGCCTTTGATTTAATGGAGAGTGGGCAAAGGTAAGACGTGACTTAATTGTGGACGccccatttttttgtttgttgaaaatgtCTTCCTGAACGCTTGTGTGTGCCTCCTTGTATTACTCACgttgttaaaatatgtttaaacgCTCACAAAGGTGGGACTCGAATCCTATTTGGGGACCAGAAAATATCCCCACAGAGTTAAGAATTAGATTTTTAGGGCTGAGACTTTAACTTTGGCTAAAGGTTAGGTTTTTAGGTTACGGCTGGGGTTagggaagacaaaaacaaaactgtgaggTTTAAACAATTCCAATGTAATAGTATTCCCACACATCATTTAGTGTTTCATAAAGAAAGAGCATTTATTGTAGTATTCCAAACAAGAAAACTTtggaattagatttttttttttcgaaaatATCCAGAATTTTAccaaatgcaaatattttcagcaaaatatatgtgatatataaattaattgtatatattattctttatgatatatatatatatatatatatatacagcagggaaaataagtattgacccaccatttttctcagtaaatatatttctaaaggtggtattgacatgacattttcaccagatgttggtaacaacccaagtaatccatacatacaaagaaaacaaaacaaataagttcagaaattaagttatgtgtaatgaaatggaatgacacagggaaaaagtattgaacacatgaagaaagggaggtgcaaaaaggcatggaaagccaagacaccagctgaaatctatcagtaattagaaagcaatcctgcttCTAAAATGGTGA contains:
- the gar1 gene encoding H/ACA ribonucleoprotein complex subunit 1; translated protein: MSFRGGGGRGGRGGGGGFSRGGRGGGGGYGGGGGGYGGGRGGGGFGRGGGGRGGFNRQDYGPPEYVVAVGEFVHPCEDDIVCKCTTEENKVPYFNAPVYLENKEQIGKVDEIFGQLRDFYFSVKLSDNMKASSFKKMQKFYIDPMKLLPLQRFLPRPPGEKGPPRGGRGGRGGGRGGGFRGGRGGGFGGGRGGGGFGGGRGGGGFRGGAGGGFRGRGGGGGRGFRGAR
- the LOC129090585 gene encoding alcohol dehydrogenase class-3-like; the protein is MSTAGQVIRCKAAVAWEPRKPLSIENVDVAPPKSHEVRIKVVATGVCYTDWQSLYQTGKGGRLRPFPLVLGHEAAGIVESVGPEVTKFAPGDKVIPLFLPQCGECDRCRGPEMTRCRKKWANTEVGVMADGTSRISCNGQQVYQFLGVSSFSQYTVVSDASLAKIESDAPLDKVCILGCGVSTGYGAAVNACKVAKDSLCAVFGLGAVGLAAVMGCQAAKAKRIIAVDFNSDRFEKALMFGATECINPQDISKPIQEHLVEMTDGGVDYAMECDGSPNFMSAALESTIDGWGTCVIVGWTEEETLSVMVEKILMGRTLKGTHFGGWNSVDGVIELVKDYMQDKLKLDEFIDHNLPLNQINEAFDLMESGQSIRTVISPW